Genomic window (Methyloprofundus sp.):
ACATTCACGCACATCAAAAACAGGCTCGCTCAATCTATACTTTACATACTCTAATACTGCATAACCAGAGTGACTTACAATTGGAAAGACACTAGAAAACGCCGCATGCAAGCCCTTATCTTTTCTTTTTGCAGGTTTAACCCCTGTTTGCAAAAAGCTTGCATAAGATTTGATTTGCGTTGCCAGCAAATAAGGTACTTCTAAAACATCATCTGCTTTTCCAAAATTATTTCTAAGGCGTTTTTTTTCAGTAAAAGAGTAGGCCATATTACTTCCTTATCCTTTTTCAAGAGTAGGTTTTTTTTGAATTTAGGTCGTTACAAACAGTAAAAGGCCGGTGACTACTCAAGTAATCACCAGCCCATTTTACAGGCATTGCCTAATAAAGATATTGTGTCAAAAATTATTTAATTTCGACTGAAGCTCCCGCTTCTTCAAGTGCTGCTTTAGCTTCTTCCGCTTCAGCTTTGCTCACACCTTCTTTCAATGTAACAGGGCAGCCTTCTACAGCGCCTTTAGCTTCTTTTAAGCCTAAGCCTGTAAGAGCACGAACTGCTTTAATTGCTGATACTTTATTTGCACCAAATGATTCCATAACGACATCAAATTCAGTCTGCTCTTCTGCTGCACCACCCGCATCACCACCAGCTGGAGCTGCTGCAACTGCTGCTGCAGAAACGCCAAATTTTTCTTCCATCGCTGAAATTAAATCAACGATTTCCATAACAGTCATGTTTGATACTGCTTCCAAGATATCTTCTTGTGAGATTGCCATTTTGC
Coding sequences:
- a CDS encoding large subunit ribosomal protein L7/L12, giving the protein MAISQEDILEAVSNMTVMEIVDLISAMEEKFGVSAAAVAAAPAGGDAGGAAEEQTEFDVVMESFGANKVSAIKAVRALTGLGLKEAKGAVEGCPVTLKEGVSKAEAEEAKAALEEAGASVEIK